The genomic interval TCTAAGTTCAAGAAGGAGGTGAATTGTACTTAGGataatttttgcaaatgtaAACTTTAAGAAATTCTGAcagaaaaagaacagatttatttaaAGAAGCAAGATCTTGAAAATCGAATCAAGTAAGACCAGGTTCTTTAAATTATGATTCAAAACATAagcattaaaaacaattttccaATTCAAGAGTAGATTCACAGTGCACTtaacaaaattagttttttttttaaatgctaAATTCAGTTCTGCAGTATAttgatttgataaaaaaaaacttgggTTTTGATAACTTGATTTTAAGTATAACTCTGTCAAAGAtcatgttggagatctcacatcgactagagattagagtctttcattgtatataagtgggtgcaaacctcaaccctatgagccggttttatggggtcgagttaggcttaaagtccatttcgtaatatggtatcagagccattttcgagtctatcctagcgagtgtttgtgttgggcctatcgtgccacccgctatcgggccgctatcggaccacccataatatatagtcccacgcacgagcttctatctatcactctcggcgtgaggggggtgtgttggagatcccacatcgactaaagattagagcctttcattgtatataagtgggtgaaaacctcaaccctatgagccggttttatggggttgagttaggcttaaagtccatttcgtAATAGATCAAGCCTACCTTGTAATTTAAAATTCTTTCCAGaatcttaaaaacaaaatatgaattAGACCAATATTGTAGAAAAATAACAGATTCAATtgaaaaacaacaaattcaatTATTATAGTTTTGCAAATTTCTCAGTCTTAGATGTAGTGATTTATATGAAAGAAGAATTGCACAcaaagatttatactggttcactcaatcttgagctacatccagtctcatcTCACACCAAGATGGATTCCACTAAAAACACAACAATCTTCACAAAAGATTACAAACAAaccagttcttgaaccctacaagaaccaacattacaagaaaatcattgattagaaaccaattttagagaccaaagataattagttgctatagtgaccagattagagaccattttggaGACTAAAAACATTTTTGgcttctaaattagtttctattattgttaaatggtttctaaattggtatataataaattaccaaggttttaactactaattatttagattctaaatttggtagcaaaaatcttggtagctaattagataccaatttagaaaccatttaacaataatagaaactaatttagaaaccaaacattattttagtctccaaaatggtctataatttggtcactataacaactaattatttaatgtctctaaaattagtttctaatcaatgattttcttgtagtgcaagAATACAAGCTGAAAAATCTTATTTCAGCAAGTTTCTTCTTCAAAAAACACTATCAAGAAGCATACACAAATACTCCTTTACAAAGAAAGAGATATAGGAAAGAGAGAACCTTGTTTGTAGACTAAGGAATTCAAACCGGATCCCCACAACTGCAGCATAATCCCAAGCCAAAAGTGAAACCAGCATAAgaacacttttttttaagaaaaactttcaaaaactaAGCTCACATGAGAATCTCAAAGAAAAACTCTTGAAAACGGTAAGCAATTTGTATTGCAAGAGATGATTTGCACTAAAGTTGAGTCATCCTTTTATAGGATTCAAATCTTAATAGTTTtccaaaattgtttttaaaaactattaaaaaacaacaagttaaagtttaaaagaacaagttatattttgaaaaagcaCTTGATGGTAACATAACCAACCTTTGGTTAGTTAAAAACATAATATGtgaacaaaactgaattttggAGACAAACAAATTTTTGAAAACTCAAAATAGTTTTGGTGCACTAcaattaaataattgttttttctaaacaacaaattaattttttttgcagtGAAACTAGTTTGGAAAAACttgaacatatttttaaaacaacttttaaaAGACCCTTGTGCTTGAGATCATTACCATGGTTATGGAATATGAGGTTGAATCAAAATGCAAAAGGTCACTTAAGCAACCATATTCTAACTAAGACCATGATATACGTTCATATACAACTCCAAacttattttcttcatcaaacaagtCTTCATGAAAGTTGAGCAGAATCTTCACTATCTTCATCAAATTAGTATTCTAAAGGCAATATAATGTGTAAACAACAACACTTTTACTTAAAATAGTGCACCTAACTTAAACATATATGTTGGACCAGAGTTTCACTTCACCAATTTCAACATAAttgcaaatttattttcaacacAATTCAACAATTTCATGTGAAACAAAATTCATATTTTCACTTAAAATTTCAACTTACAAATAGGAACCAAAtagaaaaattagaaaatatagtGAATCTatcaatacaagaaaatcattaaatagaaactaattttagagatcaaaataattagttactaattgactaaattagagaacattttataaactaaaaaaattattagtatctaaagtagcttctatttataaaatagtttctaaattgatatctaaccattagctacttactactttatattttaaattagtctttattagtcttttagagactgatttagaatctaaaatgttagtagctaaaatcttggtagctaaattagataccaatttagaaaacattttataaatttttattgataaaagaaaacaatttatatacggataattttgtaatctctaaaataatatctaatttagtcaatatagtgactaattatattttgtctctaaattatATGTTGGACCATAGGTGTGCTTTGATACCACTTAATGGAAGTGAGAAGTGCTTCCATGTGGTTCAGCTTCACTTTGAGAGAATAAAGTGAGTGGAAAAGGCAACAGAAGGTTTATATGGGATGTATGGAAGGAATGACAAAGAGTTTCACAAATAAACTAGAAGAAGTTGAGGTTCTTCTTTACAAAATTCCTAGGCCAGGTTAGCTTGAACACTAGTAAGGAACAAGTTGAGATAAGAGAGTAAATGAGTTTGAAGGCAAAGTTTCATTACTCAATGCAAGTCTGAATTTACATGAGGGAGAGGTTCTTATTTATAGGCAGGGAAGGGGAGGAGAGGTAGTGTGCTCATGAAACCTAAACCCTAGAGTTTGAGCCTTACTGTCCAATCATTTTTAAACCCTAACTTGCTGCAAGTTAGGGTTTCTATAAGCTTCCCTTTCACCTCTAGTTCTCATTCAACTTGTGACCTAAAATACAAGGTCAAGAAGGAAATCTCCTATTctaatatttacaaatttatacaaaagtatttttttgtATCTCTACTCTAAGTTTGAGTTGTGGTGACTGACTTTGCCTGGATGGATCTTCATCACTCAATATATACACTCCATAACCGATTAAGGTTAAAAACATAGGGGAAACTGATTATGCACAACAAAAAAACGCACTTATTAATCGATTATGGGTTCAAATACTTTGCAAAATCAATTATGGCTAAGGATAAAAGCgttacataatcaattatgcagTGAAAACATGTGGTTAATTGATTATACATGTAATAAAACACcttgcataatcgattatgcatgtattaaaatgtcttgcataatcgattatgcatgTAATAAAATGTCTTGCATGATAGATTTTTGCTTAAAAAATATACCAGTTAATCGATTATCTTACATGTTATAACCCATCCGTAATCGATTATCCACTTTAAAAAAAGACATAATCAATTTTTGGTTATATGTATTAAGAGTGGTAATCGATTTTGAAAGTTTTCCAGGAATGGTTTCTTTAATCCTCTCGGACAGTAGCTCTCTCAAACAAACAATATTGATATGTGAGTCTCAAATGAACTGAACAATGGCACAAAGCTCTTTGCAAAAGGATCTCAAATGCTTTGAAATGGTGCGCAAGATGTTAACAATCACAatcttttaaaacattttttaaaaaagcaGAGTTAAAGATGCTCTCACTGGGTGGATTCTTTATGCATGCTTGGCAGTGTCTCATGCTAAACAAGGGCAATGAAATAAAATCCTATACATTTGTGTGGTTTTTACTCGACTTTCTATATTATTGAGAGAAGAAACAAATTAGTCCCCTACTCATTTTTCAATCTCCGCACTCTCCTTTACGTGCAAGCAAAGCattaaaagagttttttcaACCATATTGTTTTAAAAGCGTGGAAGTTTGTTTGTAGTAGATAGTGTTTAGAATCCATGATGAGTAATGTGAATCTAGTCTATGTAaagttttcaaaagataaattATCTTAGATCTAATAATTAAGATTTGATTATATCAACTTTATTCTATACCTTAGTCTCACTATATTGTTATAAGCTAAAATTTGTAAGTTATCACATGTAGTTTAtccaaattaaatttttatttttaatttgtacaaCTAATCTtaacttgtgaaaaaaaaagtttattaatatttttttctgaaaGTGGTCGCAAAAAAGCTGCTCCAAACATGTAATATCATCATCTCCTTGATAAAGTTGGCTAGTGGCCTAgttggataaaaaaaaactaaaactagtGGTGTACTGGGCATCCTTGATGCATGTCACTGAATATGGAGAATACTTACATTAAccgtaaatattattttttaatcatatttagaGTTTCGTATTAATAATATACAATTTATTCACTGTTTCATAACAACAACTGCCACTGTTTATAAGTTTTCTTCTATATAATGTGATAAAGGGCACGCGGCCGTAGTCAAGATTGTGGTACTGAGACGATTTGTTGGAATTGCGAATAACACACGGTGTCAAAAATAGCATGATTTTAGGTCAACCCCATCAAAAGATAAACTCGTGAAATAGATGGTTTTAGAAAGAACATTTAACTTAATCATTATCTTTCCATATCATTTATTGAGAGATTTGTTTATTTAATTCCATTTATTATGTAGAAAAAATAGGTCAATGAAAACGTATGtttagaaatatataattatagttttctaatatattcctttataaaaaaatccattaattgcattaaaaatattgcaatcataatttattaatttatttctaaaaacatatataatattttttaattgtgtactcatttttttatattatttaaattaaaatataattaataacttcaaatgaattatatgtaaattaaaatCGTAAACATTAATTCCCAACACGTTTTCATCAGAGTACTTTGGAAATTAGTTTTGGTAGATGTGGTGTGGTGTGGGAAAGAGTAAAGAGAAAGTGTGAACAAGGAGAAAAGTGGATGAAGGTTGCGGCACTTTTGAATTCAAGATGAGAGGGAATAATTAGAGCAAGAAGGGAGAACAGTTTTGATGGAAACATTTTGAAGGATGGAAAATGAAGGCTGGAATAGGTGTTCTTGCTCTGCACGCACTCTGGTGTCAATAATGGCTACAATTATTCTTCTATTCCAACCAGATTACTGTATCGCTAAGCGGCAACCACCGTGTCCTCCTTCATCATGTGGCCAAATTCGCAACATATCATACCCATTTCGCCTAAAAGGCGACCCAAACCGATGCGGCGACCCAAGGTATGAGTTAGACTGCGTTAACAACGCCACTCTCTTAACCTTGTTCTCGGCAAAATACCATGTACGAGATATCGACTACGAGCGATACAAAGTCGTTGTGAGTGACCCGGGTCGAGAGGAGGAGGGGGCTAATTGCTCCTTCATCCCTCGCAATTTCTTAACGGACAGTAATTTCAGGCCCACGGGCCTGGTTGGCCCGGACGATTTCGGATCGCAGCCGTTCACTTGGGAACCCTGGGATACTTTCAGAATAGGGTACTTCAACTGCGTGAATCCTGTGAGTGACGATCCACGGTATGTTGAGGTGGGCAGAGGTGAATGTGGCAGCGGAGGGCACGTGTACGCTGTTTTGGAGCCATCGCTGTATGAGTGGCGGGTAAAGGACATAAAGGTTGGGTGCGTTCTAATGGTGGCTACAGTGGTTGATTGGACACCGAAGGAGAATGTTAGTTACGATGAGATCCGTGGCGTGATAAGTGAGGGAATTCGGTTGTCGTGGTTGCCTGTTATTTGCGAGGATCGATGTGGAAGGGGAACCGATTGTAAGGTGATAAATGAATCCAAGGGAGAAGTTGAGTGTGAGAAGCATTACTGCCATTACGCCTACCAAACTACCGATAAATGCGGTATTATCCACTTTCTCTATCcttttatttcatattattaGTATGCATGACAAAATATACTTGAGTTTGTCAGTCCATGTAGATTAGTCAaactttttatattgtttattaattattaattaaatattatagaaaaataattaatttatcatAGAGCTTTTACATGGATGTGTATGTTTTATGTTtattatcttcttcttttttacattttactCTTTCCGacttacaaatttatatttatgttgtATTGTCATAAAAGTTGTCACTTatttctctctatatatatttatattgtttgaAATTGTTTGGTGTATAATTTTGGAATTTAATATCTGACGTTACAAAATCCTATGTTGTGTTtaaagagaaaatatgctcATCACAAAATTTGTcataaaaagtttataaaatagattttttttatcataattcaatttttaaaataaaatttgttacaTTTTGTGAAAAATCCTTTTTGTCTTCtcgtaatattttttaatgtattaacCTATAAATCTATCATAATGTATGTGAAAAGTGAAGTTGAGTATCATTGtgagttttaattttataacttaAACTTATTTAGGtggtttaaatatatatatatatatatatatatatatatatatatatatatatatatatatatatatatatgtgcgCGCGCGCGCAAATATTTTATCTGGTCCTTTTCTTTCCCTGGTAAATGGATTCTgaaatgtttttgaatttttctattatcctatgtttttttatcaaaatggtgAATCTTTTCATGAACACAATtaatacaacaataaaaaaaaatattaagcatGAACAGAAAAATCTACCAATATTTTAGATTTCAAATGTATATTGTTCcacttttttttgtaattttttaattttaaagttacTAATTTGAGATTATACACTTAGaacaatttcaaattataataaaaataaatttgaacgtaactaatataaaagttaataaatttattaaaatacttAACAGATGCAAATTAAAGCTCGCCTTATTGGAAATTAGACataactgttttttaaatatttaatacctTTATTGGACCATCCTTAATCACGTGCATCATTACAGGTTTTCGTGTGAATTTTCTTAGGATTCTCATGTTTACTTACACAAATAGGCGATTAATTGTTTCTCTATATAAATTTTGTtcgttaattttcaaaattgcaTATTAACTCTATTGTTTTCCGTGTTTCAGAACCTTGGCAACAGATTTTTGGCTATATTCGAGGTAAGTAATTATTTCtgtctttattctttttttcatatttctattttgttaatttttctaatttaataagTATTTATCAGATTCTTCATCAATGAAAAAGTAATTATATATGTCAAACTTTAGccattcaaattttatataaataatattttggtCTTTGTAGTTAATAGTATaatatacacatatatacatataatatacaCATATaatatacacatatatacatataatatacacatatatacataatatatatatatatatatatatatattcataaactcaaacaaatttaatttaaataaaaaatctcacttatattaatttctttaaaagatgtaaattatttttaatttgcataattttattctatatttttattcttaatttcttAATGATGAAAATTTTACTTAAACATACCCTGTATCCGAAATTCAAACCTTTTTACTATTTCATTATGGTTATGAGGAGAAATATTCTGTAACTTGCATTAGATAGAATTAGAATTATAGTTCTTTTACTTCTCTTTCTCAAGTCAAATACTcaactcttttgtttttaaagttatttttaaattacgtatgtcatttttttattaacacgatcttttatatttttattgcaGCTTATCTTAGAGGCGttatttttggtaagatccttCTCTGTGTTTTCTTGAAATTGAATTTACACCATACAACAATTTTCATTAGTTTATGTTATTGAACGATGTTATGAATCAGACCCAAGTATGTTTCTATATCTTTGTAGGAATAGGTAGCAGAATAACATTCAGCACGAAACAATTGGACAACGCAGTTGGACTGCAATTTTTTGATGGAGGAATATTCATAGGACGAAATATTATACCAATATTTTTGGTTGCCAGATATCTGTTTGGAGTTGTACTTATTCTTCTGCTATTCATCTACAAATGGAGACGAAGACATTTTtcaatatatgaaaatattgaaaatttctTGCTAGATAGCCATCTAAATCCCATTAGGTACGAAtacaaagaaattaaaaaaatgactgGAGGTTTTAGAGTGAAATTGGGTCAAGGAGGCTTTGGTGTTGTATATAAAGGAAAACTCCGAAGTGGGTTGGATGTAGCAGTAAAGATGTTGACCAAATCCAATGATAATGGACAAGATTTCATGAATGAAGTAGCTACCATTGGAAGAATACATCATGTAAATGTGGTGCGTCTtattggatattgtgttgatgGAAAAAAGCGTGCTTTGGTTTATGAATTTATGTCAAATGGATCATTAGATAAATACATTTTCTCCAAAGAAGAAAGTACCCCTTTAAGCTATgagaaaatatatgaaatatctATTGGAATAGCAGGTGGGATTGCATATTTACATCAAGGTTGTGATATGCAAATTCTGCATTTTGATATCAAGCCTCATAATATTCTTTTAGATGATAATTTTGTTCCGAAGGTTTCAGACTTTGGACTTGCAAAGCTACATGCTACAATTGATGGCGTTGTCAATATCACTGCACCAAGAGGAACATTGGGTTATATGGCTCCAGAGTTGTTTTACAAAAATATGGGTGGGGTATCTTATAAAGCTGATGTATATAGTTTTGGAATGCTTTTAATGGAAATGGCAAGTAAGAGGAGGAACTCAAATCCTCAAGCAGAGAACTCAAGTCAACATTACTTTCCCTTTTGGATTTATGATCAATTTcaagaagataaaaatattGACATAAGAGATGCTTCAGAAGATGACAATATTCTAGTGCAAAAGATGTTCTTGGTAGCACTTTGGTGTATTCAATTAAATCCAAGTGATCGTCCTTCAATGAATAAGGTGATAGAGATGCTTGAAGGGATGATTGAAAGCATTGAATTGCCTCCAAGGccttcattttataaaaatgaaacatATAGACGTGATGATACTAATCCTGGCTTCACTGAGTCCATTTACTCTGATAGTCAGCCTGATGAAAGAGTAACATCAGATTTACCAAAGAGTATTGACAAGGACATAAGTAATATAACATAAAAGTGTAATCTTGATTGGACTAATGGATTAATGTGAAAGGTTGTTCCTTGGATAAATTGATTTGGTAATAGTTATTCATCAGTGTAGGAGATTCTGACTTTTCAAAAGTTTCATGTGGTAAAGAAGTCATTTTTTTCCTTCGTCCTTTGTTTTGTTGTCACTTTTTCTGTTAGGTGTAAATTGAAATATGATTCATTTTGTACTAATATATTTGGATTTAACATTTAAAAGTTatcatgttttaaaatatatatttggatCAAAAGAAAACAACTAAAAGAAATTGGTCCACTTATGCGAAAGTAGGGTAATTTAGTGTTGAAAATTGATcacctatataaaaaaaagctaGAATACAAAAAGAGGAGGAGGGGGAGTTGAGTTGTgttttaatacttttaaaaaaaaatcattatatcaTCTCATAATGTAAACAAATAGACAATAATTTTAGTTTGATAcacaattaaaacaaaattttctaaaattttttgtttcttttgttaAGGCAATATCATAGTATGTAATGAACAAAGATAACAAAAAGAAAGATTTACTCTATgattttatactagttcatcTGATAGCGTAGACTACATGCAATTCTCAATGAACTGATTGAGTTTTACTATGTAGACTATTGTTACAAGTTACAAATCGAGTATTATTTGGAATGCAACATTTCCTGGCTAACATGTAGGAACAACTGACTCTTGAAGGACGTGGGTTGAGTGGAGCCTTAAGATTCAATTCATAGTGAAAAAACAACAAATCTTCTAAAGATCATCTTGTCAAACAACAAGATCGTACGAAAAGAGCATAGAAAGAACAACACAAAGATTTTATACTAGTTCAACCAAAATCCAGGTTGTGTCTAATCCTCTCAAGCAAACTACTTAAGATATTTCACTAATCAAGGCAACACCTTAATTAAACACAGTACACCAACCTTTTTAGGATACAACGAGTAAACCAACCTCCTTAGATTTTCCTTCTCAATCTCCCCTTGAGATTGAGAACTcttaaagaaacaaagaaaacaCTTTAAAAGAGAGCACAAGTAAAGCTCACATGTGTATCACTTCACATAGTGGTGAATTTACAATGGTTTTCTCACAATCCAAAAATGGACATTCAAAAGCTGATAGAACTATAAGAACTTTTGTAACTCTATATCTTACTAATAGCAAAGAAGATTGAAACGGCTTGTAGCATATGTATGTGTTTTTCTTCGTCTTTGTTCACTTTACATAACTTCATGAAGAAGACTATTGATGTTCTAAAACACAAGGCATGATCCTGTGCATAAATCTTCTATGCATATAttcatctttattgttataGACGTTTTTTAAAGGAAACTTCTAATGTGATCTTGATATGAGTTGATTTGCAATTACACATGTTTTTATAGGTTGCACTTGGATTAGGATTTTTTATTAGTAAGATAAGGTGATAATTCAGTGAAGATtaccactggacacgaacttaaccaagtggttaagtaagtatGAAGGTTCTCTTCAAAGAGCAAAGTGAAAAAGACACACTCTATAAATTAATGAACATGAAATTAAACATAAGAATTGATAGAGAATTTGCAGAAAAATGGAAGATGATTGAAAGAGATAAAAGAGAAGGGATCTTAGACGGATGAAATGTTCATGGAGGTGGAAAGGTGGGGGGAATCACGCCATTTGGGAGAGGagagctccaagatgagtgaggaaGGGAGTCACCACTTGCAGAATTCTCTATCAAGATAAGACTTGGAGGAAATTTAGAACACTCATAAATTCACTCAAGTGGAGTTTTTTTACCCAAAATTCAATGTGATTTACAAGAGGGCAAGGCACTATATTTATAACTTAATGTACCTTATGGAGCAAGAGGAACACATGGGGAGGGCGTGAATGTGTTACACATGGAGAGtgtcttctagaaactaggatAAAAATGTGGGGACGACACATGGGAAGGtacttctagaagctaggttgaAATGCGGGTTTGACACAAGCCCAATTTATGCTATTTAAATCTTATTCTACCGAAATACAAAGCAGGAAAAATAACTGGTGCTTAGGTCCATAATTTGTGCTATGGTCTTGGTAATTTTCAAAGGCATAATGGGCTCTGAGTCACTGGTTGTGGACTGAGTCTGACCTAGTTCTGAGTCCCGTGTCATGCTCCTGATCATCCTTCTAGAAGGTTGAGCCAGCTCAATGGATACTCTATCAGTCAGGGTTTCATCAGATCTTTATTATGCTATTACTTTAATTCTATCAAATGAAATAATTCAAATGCATGCAAAATATTTACCATTTAATTGCACATATATTAATCAATTAagttcttttatttctttataaaatcatttctaTACCATTAATTGTATAAGATATTTTTACATTAGTTTGAAGACTAGATAATATATTCGTTggtaacattttttattaagtaAATATTATAGAAATGTCCTTTGAACATTTCGATTTCAacttattaaagatttaaccatatttaaagaaaaaacacatATTGCATTAGTCTATTGCAATCTTTTTATATCCTTTACAATTGTACAAAACATTGGTTAGAATGTTCATAAGATCAttaataattcatataaaatatatataaacacttagaattttttttatcatttgaacATTCATATAAGCTTTACAAGTCATTAAATCATCTTGAGATATGTAGAACGTCTATACGGTCTTAAACCGTTTGGGTCTCAACATAACATCCCAAGTATTTTTTGTAACACAACCACTCGTGGCTAATACAAGTATTTTCTTTTGAACTCGACAAATCCTAGCTAACCCATTGTGTATGCTTGCAACTCGGCCACTCTTGGCTAATACAAAGTATTGTTTGGGCGATAAACATTCTTCCCTAAGACATTAAGTATTTTTTAGAATTCAGACATTCTTTGCTAAACAAACTAGGTTTGTATAAAGAGAAATATTCACCTtaagaagtagactttaagcctaattcaaccttAAAAATTGGCTtgtaagatgaggtttgcactcacttatatactataaattggTCTTATCTCTATTTAATGTGGGattccaacacaccccctcacacCAACAATAGCCAACTCATGCGTGGGACTATTGATGAACATAATTTCTTTAACACTTTAAAGCTTTAATCATAGATTCTTGGATTGTAATCATGAAATAAACCCATTATTCTAATTGAGATTCATCTAATTGGGTTTGTTTTGGCCTTAATTGTTATTTATGTTAATCTTTTGTTTTAGTCACAGAAGACGGTCTTAAATTTCTTAGACCAAATGATTTGATGGTTTGTCTAGTAGAAGCGTCTAACCATACGATCTGATAGAAGCGTCTTATTAGACGATTTGATAGAAGTGTCTACTACTACGAGTGAGCCAAATCATGTGAAAGTCGAAGTtgttctttgaatcaaaacaggAAAAAAAATCTGAGATAAACAATTAGAGAATTAAATCTGCAAATATCTCAAAAAAATAATTGGAAGCAAGTCTTGTACATGAATATTCTCTCaaatttctaaaattgaaaACCTCCAGATAAAAGcataaaaaacaaagaaaatttcCTTCAAAAATATTGTTCAAGAAAATCTTCTCTAAACCtagtttaatttcttttttgtatttttctttcttttttttccttcacATGGAAGGCTACAACCTTTCCGGTTAATTAC from Phaseolus vulgaris cultivar G19833 chromosome 1, P. vulgaris v2.0, whole genome shotgun sequence carries:
- the LOC137813558 gene encoding LEAF RUST 10 DISEASE-RESISTANCEUS RECEPTOR-LIKE PROTEIN KINASE-like 2.1, whose protein sequence is MENEGWNRCSCSARTLVSIMATIILLFQPDYCIAKRQPPCPPSSCGQIRNISYPFRLKGDPNRCGDPRYELDCVNNATLLTLFSAKYHVRDIDYERYKVVVSDPGREEEGANCSFIPRNFLTDSNFRPTGLVGPDDFGSQPFTWEPWDTFRIGYFNCVNPVSDDPRYVEVGRGECGSGGHVYAVLEPSLYEWRVKDIKVGCVLMVATVVDWTPKENVSYDEIRGVISEGIRLSWLPVICEDRCGRGTDCKVINESKGEVECEKHYCHYAYQTTDKCEPWQQIFGYIRAYLRGVIFGIGSRITFSTKQLDNAVGLQFFDGGIFIGRNIIPIFLVARYLFGVVLILLLFIYKWRRRHFSIYENIENFLLDSHLNPIRYEYKEIKKMTGGFRVKLGQGGFGVVYKGKLRSGLDVAVKMLTKSNDNGQDFMNEVATIGRIHHVNVVRLIGYCVDGKKRALVYEFMSNGSLDKYIFSKEESTPLSYEKIYEISIGIAGGIAYLHQGCDMQILHFDIKPHNILLDDNFVPKVSDFGLAKLHATIDGVVNITAPRGTLGYMAPELFYKNMGGVSYKADVYSFGMLLMEMASKRRNSNPQAENSSQHYFPFWIYDQFQEDKNIDIRDASEDDNILVQKMFLVALWCIQLNPSDRPSMNKVIEMLEGMIESIELPPRPSFYKNETYRRDDTNPGFTESIYSDSQPDERVTSDLPKSIDKDISNIT